AGCTAATCTTGCTGTTGAGTGCATTTCTTTATGTGCCAGTTCTTCTTTTTGCACAAGGGCTGATTGAAAACCATTGCTCTTACCCAAAGCGAAGTACTAGCGCAAGAGGAAGTGTGATCCACAGTAGTTTTGTGCACAGAACTTGTTCGTAGAATGCAAGGCCCACAGTCTAATCTAGTTTGGTGCTGAGCACCCTGGAGCCAGTTACTGTCTCTCAGCTGAGCcctacttcacaggatgattgtgAGAGTGAGATCAAGAACATGGAATCATGCCGGACACTGCAAAGAGATAACTGAAATGGTTCCTGTTTTTAATATTGGGGGACGCTGCTTTTCATTGAACAGACAACACCTCATGACGTGCTAACACCTATTTTGTAATCTTACAGATCTCTCCTCTTTTCATCTGAACGACTCCTCTTACGACAGTTTGGAAAATGAGTTGAATGACTGCACAGATTCCTCATTTACCAACCTAATCAAAAAACGTGGTCAAGAGAACAGGAGCAGAGATTCTGTTTTGACCCTAAGTGATTGTGACTTGGACCCGCCAGAAACAGAAGGCGCTCAGATCAAATTGCCGGCCAAATCACAGCCAGTGTCCATTTCTGCTGGCTTCCATCACAAATCTCCATCACGGGAACATTCTGAGAATGAATCTTTGTGCTCCATCACATCAGGATACTCATCAACCACCCTCTCGGATGTTCTCAAAAGCTCAAGAAGACACAGGCGCTGCTCTGAACCCACTATCGGCCTTTGTGCCTCAAAGTTTACTCCAGTCGGTGGGTTCCATGAAAGTGCCGTACGTAAAGCCAGCTGTGATGCTGTTTTGTCCCATACAGATGAAGACTGTCTTAAGCAGCTTCGCTCGCTACAGGTGGAAGGCCGGAAGCTTATCAACCAGAGTTTGGTTATGGGCATAGATGTGGGCAAGAATGTTACAGAAAGCCACAGCAGCGAAAAGAAAGACACATCTAACCGCCTTCTGCTACCACCTCCTCTTAGGCTGAATATTAGTTCAAGAACTAGCTGTTCTAGTCTGTCATCTCCTGGTACTTCCCCTTCTGGGTCTTCAATGAGTTCTCTAGACAGTGCTTTTTCACAGTTTTCGGACTACTCAGTATTTACCCCAACTGAGACCTCCTCTCCTTTGGACTGCACTTTTCACCCTCCAAGGAAATATGGAGATCTTTCCCCAGATTTTAATCCTTTCTCAGGTATCCACCATGGGTCAGGGGCTGGCTCTTTTCCTACTCAAACTACTAGCAGCCATAGCAGCAACTTGTTAAGCATTAAAAAAGAGAGCCTGGAGTGGCCTCCTCATAAAAGCCTCGTCACCCTTCATCCCAGCACGTGGCTAAAAAGCGGGGCTTCCACCATGAAAAACTGGACTCTTCGAAAAAGGGAGAGGGTCTCCAAGcaagaagagaagaaaaagagcTCCACTAAAATATCTGTGGAGACAGAAATGTGTCCTTCAGATATGTGTGAGATGAATTTATATCAAGGGCAATGCCACGGAATGGAAAATCCTGTTACAACCGTAAGTGTTAATGCTGCATCACTGAACCAGGAAAACAGTTCTTCTCAGGGAGCTGGGCAGCTTGGCGGTATTCCCTTTTGTCCAGGGGAAGTCAAAGACAAGAGGTTGAAGGCCTTGGAGCTTTTGGCTGAACAAagtaaagaagaggaagaggaggaaagttCTTCAGTTTTTCCTTCTCATAAAAGACAGCCTTCCAGTACAAACCCAAGTACCAAACATAAACTGAAGCCAGATGCTGCATTCAGCACTGAAAATCAACATAAGGCCAAGGAAAACTTCAATGAATCTGTGATTTCCTCAGAGGCTGAAGTGAAAGATTCCAAGGGTGGTAAATTTTTGTCACGTGTAGAGTCCAAATTTGCCAGTGCTGGTGACTCTGAAAGAGACTTGTGTTGCTCTTCGGAACTCACAAAAGCCAAGGGGGAACTTTTGATTAGATCAAATTCTAATACTTGTTTCCCAAAATCAGAGGGTGGGAGTGATACCGGCAATAGAGAGTGGATGAAAAAGCTATGTGCTGATCCCAAGTTTGAGGAAATTGACCAAAAGTTTTTTAGTGAGGAATCTTACGTTTGAGAAACAGCCTGTGTCAAAAGAACTGTATTTCAGaaatttttataatttttgttTGGTGTGATTATCCCAGGAGGATATATTCTCTC
The DNA window shown above is from Eublepharis macularius isolate TG4126 chromosome 3, MPM_Emac_v1.0, whole genome shotgun sequence and carries:
- the ARHGAP20 gene encoding rho GTPase-activating protein 20, producing MEEAMSPQQDHLGQGRSSSLAGASRLSALSDGKKKMKSLAQRRQSAPSLVISKALNKTRTNAREGCFSPVSPETCLLVQSFLSPTRALLLEGHVQLKTGLQTQERHLFLFTDILVIAKPKSQLHFKLKSQARLSEIWIASCMEEVCEGSTNPEKSFVLGWPTTNCVANFSSTEQKEKWLTSLQSRIKEEKAKDYPKSIPLKIIAKDLGNCAYSKTLTVTNTDTANDVILMALQQLGINGSENDYQLWVNSGKEDAPYPLIGHEYPFGIKMSHVRDTLPQKQGSKDCACPLDLQGAFLVEQLPRELQCQFILKPSRLASGHQLNELSQKPFKRKRSIINWAFWRGAGPPLDNAPSSPTSPSSGKLFGLSLPTICENENLPKPVLDMLSFLYQEGPFTRGIFRRSANAKSCRELREKLDSGAEVHLLCESIFVTASVFKDFLRNIPGSIFSSQLCEQWVSLMDEGNCEEKIKNICRLMEQLPRANVVLLRYLFGVLYSIEKQSEDNQMTAFNLAVCIAPSLLWPPAPASPGTEGEFTKKVSVLVQFLIENCCRIFGEEITSIFAAIVPKNDNREDGSDLSSFHLNDSSYDSLENELNDCTDSSFTNLIKKRGQENRSRDSVLTLSDCDLDPPETEGAQIKLPAKSQPVSISAGFHHKSPSREHSENESLCSITSGYSSTTLSDVLKSSRRHRRCSEPTIGLCASKFTPVGGFHESAVRKASCDAVLSHTDEDCLKQLRSLQVEGRKLINQSLVMGIDVGKNVTESHSSEKKDTSNRLLLPPPLRLNISSRTSCSSLSSPGTSPSGSSMSSLDSAFSQFSDYSVFTPTETSSPLDCTFHPPRKYGDLSPDFNPFSGIHHGSGAGSFPTQTTSSHSSNLLSIKKESLEWPPHKSLVTLHPSTWLKSGASTMKNWTLRKRERVSKQEEKKKSSTKISVETEMCPSDMCEMNLYQGQCHGMENPVTTVSVNAASLNQENSSSQGAGQLGGIPFCPGEVKDKRLKALELLAEQSKEEEEEESSSVFPSHKRQPSSTNPSTKHKLKPDAAFSTENQHKAKENFNESVISSEAEVKDSKGGKFLSRVESKFASAGDSERDLCCSSELTKAKGELLIRSNSNTCFPKSEGGSDTGNREWMKKLCADPKFEEIDQKFFSEESYV